A stretch of the Mesorhizobium huakuii genome encodes the following:
- a CDS encoding propionyl-CoA synthetase, protein MASRYHEVYDGWKRDPEQFWADAAGAIDWYSPWDKVFDATAGVYGRWFTGATCNTCYNAIDRHVAGGRADQIALIHDSAITGTVKKFTYAELKREVVALTSVLKNRGVAKGDRVIIYMPMVAEAAIAMLACARIGTVHSVVFGGFASHELATRIDDAKPKLIISASCGLEPGRIVAYKPLLDKAIEMSRHKPDACLILQRDQMRCDLKEHFDIDYADAVARERAAGANVDCEPVLATDPLYIIYTSGTTGQPKGIVRDNGGHMVALKWTMENEFGVKPGEVFWAASDVGWVVGHSYIVYGPLLHGCTSILFEGKPIGTPDAGTYWRVISDHGVVALFTAPTAFRAIKGQDPKGEFVPRYDLSKFRTLFLAGERADPETIKWAEQKLNVPVVDHWWQTETGSPMTINPAGLGLLPVKYGSPGVPMPGYDIRVLDDAGHEVPRGTLGNVVVKLPLPAGCLPTLWNADQRFRQAYLEEFPGFYKTADAGMLDEDGYLYVMARTDDIINVAGHRLSTGAMEEVLAAHPDVAECAVVGIADAMKGQIPLGFVVLNAGVARDGGAIEKEVVALVRERIGPVAAFKTVVTIKRLPKTRSGKILRGTMQKIADKEAWTMPATIDDPAILDEITAAMRARGIGV, encoded by the coding sequence ATGGCTTCACGCTACCACGAGGTCTATGACGGCTGGAAACGCGACCCGGAACAATTCTGGGCGGACGCGGCCGGCGCCATCGACTGGTATTCGCCCTGGGACAAGGTGTTCGATGCCACAGCGGGCGTCTATGGCCGCTGGTTCACCGGCGCGACCTGCAACACCTGCTACAACGCCATCGACCGGCATGTCGCCGGCGGGCGCGCCGACCAGATCGCGCTGATCCATGACAGCGCCATCACCGGAACGGTGAAAAAATTCACCTATGCCGAGCTGAAGCGCGAAGTGGTGGCGCTGACCTCGGTGCTGAAGAACCGGGGTGTCGCAAAGGGCGACCGCGTCATCATCTACATGCCGATGGTGGCGGAGGCGGCCATAGCCATGCTCGCCTGCGCCCGCATCGGCACCGTGCATTCGGTCGTCTTCGGCGGCTTTGCCTCACATGAATTGGCCACCCGCATCGACGACGCCAAGCCGAAGCTGATCATCTCGGCCTCCTGCGGCCTGGAGCCGGGCCGGATCGTTGCCTACAAGCCGTTGCTCGACAAAGCGATCGAGATGTCCCGTCACAAGCCGGATGCCTGCCTGATCCTGCAGCGTGACCAGATGCGCTGCGATTTGAAGGAGCATTTCGACATCGACTATGCCGATGCCGTCGCGCGCGAGCGGGCGGCCGGCGCCAATGTCGATTGCGAGCCGGTGCTCGCCACCGACCCGCTCTACATCATCTACACGTCAGGCACGACCGGCCAGCCCAAGGGCATCGTGCGCGACAATGGCGGCCACATGGTCGCGCTGAAATGGACGATGGAAAACGAGTTCGGCGTCAAGCCGGGCGAAGTGTTCTGGGCGGCGTCCGATGTCGGCTGGGTGGTCGGCCATTCCTACATCGTCTACGGACCGCTGCTGCATGGCTGCACCAGCATCCTGTTCGAAGGCAAGCCGATCGGCACGCCCGACGCCGGCACCTATTGGCGGGTGATCTCGGACCATGGCGTCGTCGCGCTGTTCACCGCGCCGACTGCCTTCCGCGCCATCAAGGGGCAGGATCCCAAGGGCGAGTTCGTTCCCAGATACGATCTGTCGAAATTCCGCACCCTGTTCCTCGCCGGCGAGCGCGCCGACCCCGAAACCATCAAATGGGCGGAGCAGAAGCTGAACGTACCGGTGGTCGATCATTGGTGGCAGACCGAGACCGGTTCGCCGATGACCATCAACCCCGCCGGGCTTGGCCTGCTGCCGGTGAAATACGGCTCGCCCGGCGTGCCAATGCCCGGCTACGACATCCGCGTGCTCGACGATGCCGGCCACGAGGTGCCGCGCGGGACGCTGGGCAATGTCGTGGTCAAGCTGCCGCTGCCGGCCGGCTGCCTGCCGACGCTGTGGAACGCCGACCAGCGCTTCCGCCAAGCCTATCTCGAGGAGTTCCCCGGCTTCTACAAGACGGCCGATGCCGGCATGCTCGACGAGGACGGCTATCTCTATGTCATGGCCCGCACCGACGACATCATCAACGTCGCCGGCCACCGGCTGTCGACCGGCGCCATGGAAGAGGTGCTGGCCGCCCATCCTGATGTCGCCGAATGCGCCGTCGTCGGCATCGCCGATGCTATGAAGGGGCAAATTCCATTGGGCTTCGTGGTGCTGAACGCCGGTGTCGCGCGCGACGGCGGCGCCATCGAGAAGGAGGTCGTCGCGCTGGTGCGCGAGCGCATCGGCCCGGTCGCCGCTTTCAAGACCGTGGTGACGATCAAGCGCCTGCCCAAGACGCGCTCGGGAAAGATCCTGCGCGGCACCATGCAGAAGATCGCCGACAAGGAAGCGTGGACGATGCCGGCGACCATCGACGACCCGGCCATCCTCGACGAGATCACCGCGGCGATGAGGGCGCGCGGGATCGGCGTTTGA
- a CDS encoding DUF2259 domain-containing protein, with product MRHPAPIMAKPVFALTIGAALAISTATALAGDAAARRIIGFSPDGSYFAFEQYGELDGGASASGYSEIDIIDTRSDEFVGGKPILIVDESEDATLTLEQARAQAAAKAAPILAKYAIAARGKQTASDKFTFPGEIVGYNDISRLEQVSQKWLSPLYDETDVSTIQLDEISGQQHGRLFREFRRHPAGRPGTSRQQDASRG from the coding sequence ATGCGCCATCCAGCGCCAATCATGGCAAAACCGGTGTTTGCGCTGACGATCGGCGCGGCGCTCGCCATCTCAACCGCAACTGCTCTGGCCGGAGACGCCGCGGCAAGGCGCATCATCGGCTTTTCGCCCGATGGCAGCTATTTCGCCTTCGAGCAATATGGTGAGCTTGATGGCGGCGCCTCGGCTTCCGGTTATTCCGAGATCGATATCATCGACACCCGCAGCGATGAATTCGTCGGCGGCAAGCCAATCCTGATCGTCGACGAATCCGAGGACGCGACGCTGACCCTCGAACAGGCGAGGGCGCAAGCGGCTGCCAAAGCGGCACCAATCTTGGCCAAATACGCTATCGCAGCGCGCGGCAAGCAGACTGCCTCCGACAAATTCACTTTTCCCGGCGAGATCGTCGGCTACAACGACATTTCGCGCCTCGAGCAGGTGTCGCAGAAATGGCTTTCGCCGCTCTACGACGAGACGGATGTTTCGACGATCCAGCTGGACGAGATCTCTGGCCAACAGCACGGTCGATTGTTCAGGGAGTTTCGACGACACCCAGCAGGGCGACCAGGCACCTCAAGGCAACAAGACGCTTCAAGGGGATAA
- a CDS encoding SDR family NAD(P)-dependent oxidoreductase translates to MKKLEGKVAVITGGSSGIGLATAKRFVEEGAHVVITGRREKELKEAAAFITRNVTTVVGDVSRLEDLDRLYAIVKEKHGHIDVLFANAGAGTIAPLAAATEAHFDQTFDVNVKGLFFTVQKALPLFKDGGSIILNSSVSNVLGLPGFSTYAASKAAVRNFSRAWTLELKDRKIRVNTMSPGAIETPALETTTGLTPEQAEQAVAQFAAQIPMGRRGKPEEIAAAVTFLASDDSSYITGVDLAVDGGMAQV, encoded by the coding sequence ATGAAAAAACTCGAAGGTAAGGTTGCCGTCATCACAGGCGGAAGCAGCGGGATTGGCTTGGCGACGGCCAAGCGCTTTGTAGAAGAAGGTGCACACGTCGTAATCACTGGGCGACGAGAGAAAGAGCTGAAGGAGGCCGCAGCCTTCATCACGAGAAACGTTACGACGGTCGTCGGCGACGTGTCGCGCTTGGAAGATCTGGACCGGCTCTATGCCATCGTGAAAGAGAAACATGGCCACATCGACGTTCTCTTCGCGAACGCCGGCGCAGGGACAATCGCACCGCTCGCAGCAGCTACTGAGGCCCACTTCGATCAGACCTTCGACGTGAACGTGAAGGGGCTGTTCTTCACGGTGCAGAAGGCCCTTCCCCTCTTCAAAGACGGCGGTTCGATTATTCTGAATTCTTCGGTTTCGAACGTGTTGGGGTTGCCGGGGTTTAGCACATACGCCGCGAGTAAGGCGGCAGTGCGCAACTTCTCGCGCGCTTGGACTCTAGAGCTGAAAGACCGAAAAATCCGAGTGAATACGATGAGCCCCGGAGCCATCGAGACCCCCGCCTTGGAGACAACGACGGGCCTTACCCCTGAGCAAGCCGAGCAAGCGGTCGCCCAGTTTGCTGCACAGATCCCAATGGGTCGCAGGGGCAAACCAGAGGAAATCGCGGCTGCTGTCACGTTCCTCGCCTCCGATGATAGTTCTTACATCACCGGTGTGGATCTCGCCGTCGACGGAGGCATGGCGCAGGTCTGA
- a CDS encoding acyltransferase family protein, producing MAQQKITFGGVDILRFLAAVLVMVYHYGFWVWAYPDGISAQATGGVPPQPGIGAWVGSGWVGVEIFFVISGFVIAFSAEKSTPLRFFEARVKRLAPAVWICAPITAVLLLLIGLSWPTDAAVRLVRTGLFAPYGPWVDSVYWTLGIEIAFYAIVWVLLQLGRFHLMEAVAIAIGLVSTLFWCLYYPLGLADFAETRWLQLTLVHHGCFFAVGVLLWLMRFKALTVPRLGFCLLFLGGGVLQIASSVDLHSVKVNAVMPYAPPILIFLVAIALMAWSLRLDLSWSGWRRIGLMTYPLYLIHDVVGAAMLGPMVRAGVPYLLSMAVVAATMIAASWLVATEAEPRIRLLLDHTVFRYRLKAA from the coding sequence ATGGCTCAGCAGAAAATTACGTTTGGCGGCGTCGACATATTGCGGTTTCTCGCCGCCGTGCTTGTGATGGTCTACCATTATGGCTTCTGGGTGTGGGCTTATCCCGATGGCATCTCGGCGCAGGCCACGGGTGGTGTTCCCCCGCAGCCTGGTATAGGCGCCTGGGTCGGGTCAGGCTGGGTTGGCGTCGAGATCTTCTTCGTCATCAGCGGCTTTGTCATCGCTTTCAGCGCCGAAAAATCGACGCCGCTGCGGTTTTTCGAGGCCAGGGTCAAACGGCTGGCGCCGGCGGTCTGGATCTGCGCGCCCATCACCGCCGTGCTGTTGCTGCTGATCGGCCTGAGCTGGCCGACCGACGCGGCGGTCAGGCTGGTCCGCACCGGCCTGTTCGCGCCCTACGGTCCCTGGGTGGACAGCGTCTATTGGACACTCGGCATCGAGATCGCCTTCTATGCCATCGTCTGGGTCCTGCTGCAGCTTGGCCGCTTCCATCTGATGGAGGCCGTTGCTATCGCCATCGGCCTGGTCAGCACGCTGTTCTGGTGCCTCTACTATCCGCTTGGCTTGGCCGACTTTGCCGAGACGCGCTGGCTGCAGCTCACCCTGGTGCATCATGGCTGCTTCTTCGCCGTTGGCGTGCTGCTGTGGCTGATGCGGTTCAAGGCGCTAACGGTCCCTCGCCTTGGCTTCTGCCTGCTGTTCCTCGGGGGTGGCGTGCTGCAGATCGCCAGTTCCGTCGACCTCCACAGCGTCAAGGTCAATGCGGTGATGCCCTATGCACCGCCAATCCTGATCTTCCTCGTCGCGATTGCCTTGATGGCATGGTCGCTGCGGCTCGACCTCAGCTGGAGCGGCTGGCGCCGGATCGGCCTGATGACCTATCCGCTCTACCTGATCCACGACGTCGTCGGCGCGGCAATGCTTGGGCCGATGGTCCGTGCCGGAGTGCCTTATCTCCTGTCGATGGCAGTCGTCGCCGCGACCATGATCGCGGCAAGCTGGCTGGTCGCGACCGAGGCCGAACCGCGCATCCGGCTGCTGCTCGACCACACCGTCTTCCGCTACCGGCTCAAGGCCGCTTAG
- a CDS encoding LysR family transcriptional regulator: MIDWDDVRYFLAVARGGSVRAAATRLGVNHSTVLRRIAQLEERLGAHMFEKLPSGYRLTAAGEEVLELADQMEASSLQLETRVFGRDQSVRGLLRVTLAPTLATNLLMPDFADFARLHPDIEIEILSSGELANLTNREADVAIRVVYDRKTLPLNLHGLKGPELFGGVYMSRDRLAAWRAGAPDPIRWIVISIHGIPQWASEGEVRTAEVPFRVTDGEAQIVAVRQGLGMTTLPCFIGDADPLLVRVPGTDLHIYGTVWLLTQGETRKTKRVRLFTEFVSRRLAAYAPLLAGLSLSRD, translated from the coding sequence ATGATCGACTGGGATGACGTTCGCTACTTTCTCGCCGTCGCGCGCGGAGGCTCGGTGCGGGCTGCCGCCACGCGCCTCGGGGTGAATCATTCAACCGTGCTGCGACGCATCGCCCAGCTCGAGGAACGCCTCGGGGCGCACATGTTCGAAAAGCTGCCTTCGGGCTACCGCCTGACGGCTGCGGGCGAGGAGGTCCTCGAGCTCGCGGACCAGATGGAAGCGTCGTCGCTCCAGCTGGAGACGCGCGTCTTCGGTCGCGACCAGAGCGTGCGCGGGCTTCTGCGCGTGACGCTGGCACCGACCCTCGCGACAAACCTGCTCATGCCGGACTTCGCCGATTTCGCGCGTCTGCATCCGGATATCGAGATAGAAATCCTGTCGTCCGGCGAGCTGGCAAATCTGACCAACCGAGAGGCCGACGTGGCGATCCGCGTCGTCTACGACCGCAAAACCCTGCCGCTCAATCTTCACGGCCTGAAGGGGCCGGAGCTGTTCGGCGGCGTCTACATGTCCCGGGATCGACTGGCCGCATGGCGTGCGGGCGCGCCTGACCCCATCCGCTGGATCGTCATAAGCATTCATGGAATCCCGCAATGGGCCAGTGAGGGTGAGGTTCGCACCGCCGAAGTTCCGTTCAGGGTCACGGACGGCGAGGCGCAGATCGTTGCTGTACGGCAAGGGCTCGGGATGACGACACTGCCGTGCTTCATCGGCGATGCCGACCCCCTGCTGGTGAGGGTGCCGGGTACCGACCTGCACATATACGGAACGGTTTGGCTTCTCACACAGGGTGAGACACGCAAGACAAAGCGCGTGCGGCTCTTCACCGAGTTCGTATCCCGCAGGCTCGCCGCGTACGCGCCGCTTCTCGCGGGACTGTCCCTATCGCGCGACTGA
- a CDS encoding nuclear transport factor 2 family protein: protein MSIEKNIQTVKDFFAAIGSGDKEALLALVAEDIEWIIPGEDWPLAGTRHGHAGLADLLETASKSIETSTEPREFVAQGDRVLVVGSARGKIKATNKTFEDDWIFAITVRHGRLTTIREYVDTQALARAARMDAPGRSSNAQP from the coding sequence ATGAGTATCGAGAAGAACATCCAGACCGTGAAGGACTTCTTCGCCGCGATCGGCAGCGGCGACAAGGAGGCTCTGTTGGCGCTGGTCGCCGAAGACATCGAGTGGATCATCCCGGGCGAGGACTGGCCGCTGGCCGGAACGCGCCACGGACACGCCGGGCTGGCGGATTTGCTTGAGACGGCATCCAAGTCGATAGAAACGTCCACCGAACCCCGGGAATTCGTAGCGCAGGGGGACCGGGTGCTGGTCGTCGGCTCCGCTAGGGGGAAGATCAAAGCCACGAACAAGACGTTCGAGGACGACTGGATCTTCGCCATCACAGTCCGGCACGGCAGGCTGACCACCATCCGGGAATACGTCGATACACAAGCACTGGCGCGCGCCGCGCGGATGGACGCGCCCGGGCGCTCGTCTAATGCCCAACCGTAA
- a CDS encoding class I SAM-dependent methyltransferase has product MYDQSKLSELIRFARVDAGSTVIDVYPGDGDWTRLFSDIVGPGGRVYSFVPAEVADFKNDPVGRMRTLAKEPGRENVEAVSADLVAMPEVTQPADVLWLHLFYHDLHTVLIQKKGATAADFNRAVYKRLKPGGSYVIVDHAAAAGSGTSDTQALHRIDPASVREEVEAAGFVLDAESTALANKDDPRSIKVFDPSIKGETDRFAYRFVKP; this is encoded by the coding sequence ATGTACGACCAATCCAAGCTATCCGAGTTGATCCGGTTCGCACGTGTAGATGCGGGCTCCACAGTCATTGACGTCTACCCAGGCGACGGCGATTGGACGCGCCTGTTCTCCGACATCGTGGGCCCCGGAGGTCGGGTCTACAGCTTCGTGCCGGCCGAAGTTGCCGACTTCAAGAACGATCCGGTTGGCCGCATGCGGACGCTCGCGAAGGAGCCGGGCCGAGAGAATGTCGAAGCCGTCTCGGCGGACCTCGTCGCGATGCCGGAGGTCACGCAGCCAGCGGATGTCCTGTGGCTGCACCTGTTCTACCACGACCTCCACACCGTGCTGATTCAGAAGAAGGGTGCGACGGCGGCCGACTTCAATCGAGCTGTCTACAAGCGGCTGAAGCCCGGTGGGTCCTACGTCATCGTCGACCACGCCGCCGCCGCTGGGTCGGGCACGAGCGACACCCAGGCGCTGCATCGGATCGACCCTGCCTCCGTTCGCGAGGAGGTGGAGGCGGCCGGCTTCGTACTGGACGCGGAAAGCACAGCGCTCGCGAACAAGGACGATCCGCGCTCGATCAAGGTCTTCGATCCCTCGATCAAGGGCGAGACCGATCGCTTCGCGTATCGGTTCGTGAAGCCCTGA
- a CDS encoding lasso peptide biosynthesis B2 protein codes for MADNPLLRALFRCHLWASARLMPALIARRSFEDVLKWAPLASSTPYRGLPAAYIVARVNRTVRHPWLMRDRRCLREGLLGHRFLRLAGFDPELRFGVDPKSLQTPRVSAHCWVCLDGRPVVSDSLPGMVEIYRHHADASKARPA; via the coding sequence ATGGCTGACAATCCGCTCCTGCGTGCCCTGTTTCGCTGCCATCTCTGGGCAAGCGCCCGGCTGATGCCGGCCTTGATCGCCAGGCGCAGCTTTGAGGACGTGCTGAAATGGGCGCCGCTTGCCTCCTCGACGCCCTATCGCGGGCTGCCCGCCGCCTACATCGTCGCCCGCGTCAACCGCACTGTGCGCCATCCCTGGTTGATGCGCGACCGCAGATGCCTGCGCGAAGGCCTGCTCGGCCATCGTTTCCTGCGCCTCGCCGGCTTCGATCCGGAGCTGCGTTTTGGCGTCGATCCGAAGTCGCTGCAGACGCCACGCGTCTCGGCGCATTGCTGGGTCTGCCTAGACGGCAGGCCGGTGGTCAGTGACAGCCTTCCGGGCATGGTTGAGATCTATCGCCACCACGCCGATGCCTCGAAGGCGCGCCCCGCTTGA
- a CDS encoding DUF2259 domain-containing protein gives MANSTVDCSGSFDDTQQGDQAPQGNKTLQGDKTGKALGFRLTLQGQDGKPFKTLHEDKAVPGSRNCPTSYSLSESYEYTPPGKPAVIAVLVQRFSQGFEGRDRRFIAVTGQPH, from the coding sequence CTGGCCAACAGCACGGTCGATTGTTCAGGGAGTTTCGACGACACCCAGCAGGGCGACCAGGCACCTCAAGGCAACAAGACGCTTCAAGGGGATAAGACTGGCAAGGCGCTCGGCTTCCGGCTGACGCTGCAGGGCCAGGACGGCAAGCCGTTCAAGACCTTGCATGAGGACAAGGCCGTGCCGGGATCGAGAAACTGCCCGACTTCCTACAGCCTGTCGGAATCCTATGAGTACACACCTCCCGGCAAACCGGCAGTGATCGCCGTGCTGGTTCAGCGCTTCAGTCAGGGCTTTGAAGGACGCGACCGCCGCTTCATCGCCGTGACCGGGCAACCTCACTGA
- a CDS encoding PqqD family protein: protein MEIVSGTILRLADDASVQHVGDGAVVLLARSGQLYTCNGTTEAFLDKVDGARSLDQIVGLLCQEFEVDKDTLDEDMAALAADLVSEGILAAPGA, encoded by the coding sequence ATGGAAATTGTCTCTGGAACGATTTTGCGGCTGGCGGACGATGCCTCGGTTCAGCATGTCGGCGACGGTGCGGTCGTGCTTCTGGCGCGCAGCGGCCAGCTCTATACCTGCAACGGCACGACCGAAGCCTTCCTCGACAAGGTCGATGGCGCGCGCAGCCTCGATCAGATCGTCGGCCTGCTTTGCCAGGAGTTCGAGGTCGACAAGGATACGCTCGACGAGGATATGGCGGCATTGGCCGCCGATCTGGTCTCGGAAGGTATTCTTGCCGCCCCAGGCGCTTGA
- a CDS encoding polysaccharide biosynthesis tyrosine autokinase → MNYANFPLDKRMPLPNSDAANGDDFIDIERLLGMAARQVKVVAVCAAIGLFLGMLYLQTTPPKYVSVSSVLIDEGLNKIVDDISAASTTMQTDSAILSQIEILTSTRLAAVVVDKLKLDQNEAFMNPPQSALARGVGLIRGLIQYVHPSAPMPGMGDFSKLDPATRDAMIAAAGRDYAILKLQNEIRADRVGRSYVIALGYQATDPGLAKAITKAYADAYLADQLDASFDATERAAVWLQGRLTELRESSQQASLAVEKFRAEHGLSANSDGQLMSDKQLADLNAQLIVAQADTARASARYQQYKSIVEGGSDNAFKDAAISADQPSSSVISALKTRYLTVAKRQQDVEANFGPDHPQAVALAKEKADISAQIFGELKQLTESYRNEYEVAQARETALRANVAAAQGKSSIDNQSQVQLRDLDQKATALTTLYQTFLGRYEEAAQQQSFPVGKIRIISDASTPLSASSPRTIIVLGLSLVLGVLMGAGFGGLNEFNERFFRTGEEVRDRVGLKFLGYLPTVGSRPAKEDKPAEAQPDAKAARSPAAIERRARMRVSIDAPASMFAETLRSAKIAFDVVMEGQGSRVVGVISVLPGEGKSTVAANLAGLLAANGARTLLIDGDLRNPGLSRSLGMEAEQGLMEAVVNGQTWQSVGKIDRQTKLAIIPAVLRGNFSHTSELLSSAGMRRFIENAKETFEYIVVDLPPLGPVVDAKAFAPLVDGFVLVTEWGRTPRAMVRSMLESEPYVANKIVGAVLNKVDLKKLARYGSFGASEKFFDKYSTYYLDKSEVRSKATV, encoded by the coding sequence ATGAATTATGCCAATTTTCCTCTCGACAAGAGGATGCCACTGCCGAATTCGGACGCAGCAAATGGCGACGACTTCATCGATATCGAGCGGCTGCTCGGCATGGCTGCGCGGCAGGTCAAGGTTGTTGCCGTATGCGCCGCCATCGGTCTTTTCCTGGGCATGCTCTATCTGCAGACAACGCCGCCCAAATATGTGTCAGTCTCAAGCGTGCTGATCGACGAGGGCCTGAACAAGATCGTCGACGATATTTCGGCGGCGTCGACGACCATGCAGACCGATTCCGCCATTCTGAGCCAGATCGAGATCCTGACCTCGACGCGGCTTGCCGCGGTGGTCGTCGACAAGCTCAAACTCGACCAGAACGAAGCGTTCATGAATCCGCCGCAGTCGGCGCTTGCCCGGGGCGTCGGCCTGATCCGCGGCCTGATCCAGTATGTCCACCCCAGCGCGCCCATGCCGGGCATGGGTGACTTCAGCAAGCTCGACCCCGCAACGCGCGATGCGATGATTGCCGCGGCGGGCCGCGACTACGCCATCCTCAAGCTGCAGAACGAGATCCGGGCGGATCGCGTCGGACGAAGCTACGTCATCGCGCTTGGCTATCAGGCGACGGACCCGGGACTGGCGAAAGCCATCACCAAGGCCTATGCCGACGCCTATCTTGCCGATCAGCTCGATGCCAGCTTCGACGCCACCGAGCGTGCGGCGGTCTGGCTGCAGGGCCGGCTGACGGAACTGCGCGAAAGCTCGCAGCAGGCATCGCTAGCAGTCGAGAAATTCAGGGCCGAACACGGCCTGTCCGCCAACAGCGATGGCCAGTTGATGAGCGACAAACAGCTTGCCGACCTCAACGCCCAGCTCATCGTGGCGCAAGCCGACACGGCGCGCGCCAGCGCCCGCTATCAGCAATACAAGTCGATTGTCGAAGGTGGCTCGGACAACGCCTTCAAGGATGCTGCCATATCGGCCGACCAGCCGAGCAGCTCGGTCATTTCGGCGCTCAAGACCCGCTACCTCACCGTCGCCAAGCGGCAGCAGGATGTCGAGGCGAATTTCGGTCCCGATCATCCTCAAGCCGTGGCGCTTGCCAAGGAAAAGGCCGACATATCGGCGCAGATTTTCGGCGAGCTGAAGCAGCTCACCGAAAGCTATCGCAACGAGTATGAGGTGGCGCAGGCCCGCGAGACCGCGCTCAGGGCCAATGTCGCCGCAGCACAGGGCAAGAGTTCCATCGACAACCAGTCGCAGGTCCAGTTGCGCGATCTCGACCAGAAGGCGACAGCGCTCACCACGCTCTATCAGACGTTCCTCGGCCGCTACGAGGAGGCCGCGCAGCAGCAATCCTTCCCGGTCGGCAAGATCCGCATCATCTCGGATGCCTCGACGCCGCTCTCCGCCTCGAGCCCGCGCACCATCATCGTGCTCGGACTGTCGCTCGTGCTCGGCGTGCTGATGGGCGCCGGCTTCGGCGGCCTCAACGAATTCAACGAGCGGTTCTTCCGGACCGGCGAGGAGGTCCGCGACCGCGTCGGCCTCAAATTCCTCGGATACCTGCCGACCGTCGGCAGCAGACCCGCCAAGGAGGACAAGCCGGCCGAGGCTCAGCCGGATGCCAAGGCAGCCAGGTCGCCGGCCGCCATCGAAAGGCGCGCGCGCATGCGGGTCAGCATCGACGCTCCGGCATCGATGTTCGCCGAAACGCTGCGCAGCGCCAAGATCGCCTTCGATGTCGTGATGGAAGGGCAAGGCAGCCGAGTCGTCGGCGTCATCTCGGTGCTTCCCGGCGAAGGCAAGTCGACGGTCGCGGCCAATCTCGCCGGGCTGCTTGCCGCCAATGGCGCCAGGACGCTGCTCATCGACGGTGACTTGCGCAATCCGGGCCTCAGCCGCAGCCTCGGCATGGAGGCCGAGCAGGGCCTGATGGAGGCCGTGGTCAACGGCCAGACCTGGCAATCGGTCGGCAAGATCGACCGGCAGACCAAGCTCGCCATCATCCCCGCCGTGCTGCGCGGCAACTTTTCGCACACCAGCGAGCTCTTGTCCTCAGCCGGAATGCGGCGCTTCATCGAGAACGCCAAGGAGACCTTCGAATACATCGTCGTCGATCTGCCGCCGCTCGGGCCGGTGGTCGACGCCAAGGCCTTCGCCCCGTTGGTCGATGGCTTCGTGCTGGTCACCGAATGGGGCCGCACGCCACGCGCCATGGTGCGGTCGATGCTGGAATCCGAACCCTACGTCGCCAACAAGATCGTCGGCGCGGTACTGAACAAGGTCGACCTGAAGAAGCTCGCCAGATACGGATCGTTCGGCGCTTCGGAGAAATTCTTCGACAAATATTCGACCTACTATCTCGACAAGTCCGAAGTGCGCAGCAAGGCAACGGTCTAG